From the Arvicola amphibius chromosome 2, mArvAmp1.2, whole genome shotgun sequence genome, one window contains:
- the Iqsec1 gene encoding IQ motif and SEC7 domain-containing protein 1 isoform X7 yields MWCLHCNSERTQSLLELELDSGVEGEAPSSETGTSLDSPSAYHQGPLVPGSSLSPDHYEHTSVGAYGLYAGPGPQQRTRRPRLQHSTSVLRKQAEEEAIKRSRSLSESYELSSDLQDKQVEMLERKYGGRLVTRHAARTIQTAFRQYQMNKNFERLRSSMSENRMSRRIVLSNMRMQFSFEGPEKVHSSYFEGKQVSVTNDGSQLGALVPSECGDLSDPALKSPAPSSDFADAITELEDAFSRQVKSLAESIDDALNCRSLHSEAVPAPDTARARDTEPKPGLHGMDHHKLDEMTASYSDVTLYIDEEELSPPLPLSQAGDRPSSTESDLRLRAGGTAQDYWALAHKEDKADTDTSCRSTPSLERPEPRLRVEHLPLLTIEPPSDSSVELSDRSDRSSLKRQSAYERSLGGQQGSPKHGPHGGPPKGLPREEPELRPRPPRPLESHLAINGSANRQSKSESDYSDGDNDSINSTSNSNDTINCSSESSSRDSLREQTLSKQTYHKETRNSWDSPAFSNDVIRKRHYRIGLNLFNKKPEKGIQYLIERGFVPDTPVGVAHFLLQRKGLSRQMIGEFLGNRQKQFNRDVLDCVVDEMDFSAMELDEALRKFQAHIRVQGEAQKVERLIEAFSQRYCVCNPGVVRQFRNPDTIFILAFAIILLNTDMYSPNVKPERKMKLEDFVKNLRGVDDGEDIPRETLIGIYERIRKRELKTNEDHVSQVQKVEKLIVGKKPIGSLHHGLGCVLSLPHRRLVCYCRLFEVPDPNKPQKLGLHQREIFLFNDLLVVTKIFQKKKNSVTYSFRQSFSLYGMQVLLFENQYYPNGIRLTSAVPGADIKVLINFNAPNPQDRKKFTDDLRESVAEVQEMEKHRIESELEKQKGVVRPSMSQCSSLKKESGNGTLSRACLDDSYASGEGLKRSALSSSLRDLSEAGLHH; encoded by the exons TGTTGAAGGTGAGGCCCCCAGTAGTGAGACTGGCACATCGCTGGACAGCCCCTCAGCCTACCACCAGGGTCCCTTGGTACCTGGTTCCAGCCTGAGCCCAGACCACTACGAGCACACGTCAGTGGGTGCCTATGGGCTGTACGCAGGGCCAGGACCACAACAGCGCACACGGAGGCCCCGGCTTCAGCACTCGACCTCTGTCCTGCGCAAGCAGGCTGAGGAGGAGGCCATCAAGCGCTCTCGGTCACTGTCTGAGAGCTATGAGCTCTCTTCAGATCTACAAGATAAGCAG GTGGAAATGCTAGAACGCAAGTATGGGGGACGCCTTGTGACCCGCCATGCAGCCCGCACCATCCAGACGGCGTTCCGCCAGTACCAAATGAACAAGAACTTTGAGCGCCTGCGTAGCTCCATGTCAGAGAACCGCATGTCACGCCGCATTGTGCTGTCCAACATGAGGATGCAGTTCTCCTTTGAAGGCCCTGAGAAGGTGCACAGCTCCTACTTTGagggcaagcaggtctctgtgacCAATGATGGTTCCCAGCTGGGTGCCCTGGTGCCATCAGAATGTGGAGACCTTAGCGACCCAGCCCTCAAGTCTCCAGCACCCTCCAGTGACTTTGCAGATGCCATCACAGAACTGGAGGATGCATTCTCCCGGCAGGTGAAGTCCCTGGCTGAGTCCATCGATGATGCCCTCAATTGCCGCAGCCTACACAGTGAGGCAGTACCAGCCCCAGACACAGCACGGGCCCGGGACACTGAGCCCAAGCCAGGCCTTCATGGCATGGACCACCACAAATTGGATGAGATGACAGCCTCATATAGCGATGTCACCCTCTACATTGATGAGGAAGAGCTGTCACCGCCTCTGCCGCTCTCACAGGCTGGGGATCGGCCTTCCAGCACAGAGTCGGACCTGCGGCTAAGGGCTGGGGGTACAGCCCAGGACTACTGGGCCTTGGCCCACAAGGAGGACAAGGCTGACACAGACACGAGCTGCCGAAGCACACCATCACTGGAGCGGCCAGAGCCAAGGCTGCGGGTGGAGCACCTTCCCTTGCTTACCATTGAGCCACCCAGTGACAGCTCAGTGGAACTCAGTGACCGCTCAGATCGAAgctcactcaagaggcagagtgcCTATGAGCGCAGCCTCGGTGGACAGCAAGGCAGCCCCAAGCATGGCCCCCACGGTGGCCCCCCAAAAGGCCTCCCCCGGGAGGAGCCTGAGTTGCGGCCTCGGCCCCCCAGACCTCTCGAGAGCCACCTTGCCATCAATGGTTCAGCCAACCGGCAGAGCAAATCTGAGTCTGACTACTCAGATGGGGACAATGATAGCATCAACAGCACATCCAACTCCAACGATACCATAAACTGCAGCTCTGAGTCCTCATCGCGGGACAGCCTGCGGGAACAGACACTCAGCAAGCAGACATACCACAAGGAGACCCGCAACAGCTGGGACTCACCAGCCTTCAGCAATGATGTCATCCGTAAGAGGCATTACCGAATTGGCCTGAATCTCTTCAACAA GAAGCCTGAAAAAGGCATCCAGTATCTCATTGAGCGCGGCTTCGTGCCCGACACGCCAGTGGGGGTGGCCCACTTTCTGCTGCAGCGCAAGGGCCTCAGCCGCCAGATGATCGGTGAGTTCCTGGGAAACCGGCAGAAGCAGTTCAACCGTGATGTGCTCGA CTGTGTTGTAGACGAGATGGACTTCTCTGCCATGGAGCTAGATGAAGCCCTCCGGAAGTTCCAGGCGCACATCCGGGTCCAGGGGGAGGCTCAGAAAGTGGAGCGGCTCATCGAGGCATTCAG CCAGCGGTACTGTGTCTGCAACCCTGGAGTGGTACGGCAGTTCCGAAACCCAGACACCATCTTCATCCTGGCCTTCGCCATCATTCTGCTCAACACAGACATGTACAGCCCCAACGTCAAGCCTGAGCGCAAGATGAAGCTGGAGGACTTTGTCAAGAACCTCCGAG GTGTGGACGATGGTGAAGACATTCCCCGGGAGACACTGATTGGGATCTATGAGCGGATCCGTAAGCGGGAACTGAAGACCAACGAGGACCATGTGTCCCAGGTGCAGAAGGTTGAAAAGCTCATCGTGGGCAAGAAACCG ATCGGATCCCTGCATCACGGGCTTGGCTGT GTGCTCTCTCTTCCCCATCGACGACTGGTCTGCTACTGCCGGCTTTTTGAAGTTCCAGACCCCAATAAACCCCAGAAGCTGGGACTGCATCAGAGAGAAATCTTCCTGTTCAATGACCTCCTGGTG GTCACCAAGATCttccagaagaagaagaactcgGTGACATATAGCTTCCGGCAGTCCTTCTCCCTCTATGGAATGCAAGTCCTGCTCTTCGAGAACCAGT ACTACCCCAATGGCATCCGGCTGACATCTGCTGTCCCTGGAGCTGATATCAAAGTGCTAATAAACTTCAACGCTCCCAATCCTCAGGACCGGAAGAAGTTCACCGATGACCTGCGGGAGTCTGTTGCTGAAGTGCAAGAGATGGAGAAACACCGGATAGAGT CGGAGCTCGAGAAGCAGAAGGGTGTCGTGCGGCCCAGCATGTCACAGTGCTCCAGCCTCAAAAAGGAATCAGGCAACGGAACGCTGAGCAGGGCCTGCCTGGATGACAGCTATGCCAGTGGCGAGGGCCTCAAGCGCAGTGccctcagcagctccctgagagACCTCTCAGAAGCGG
- the Iqsec1 gene encoding IQ motif and SEC7 domain-containing protein 1 isoform X5, translating to MWCLHCNSERTQSLLELELDSGVEGEAPSSETGTSLDSPSAYHQGPLVPGSSLSPDHYEHTSVGAYGLYAGPGPQQRTRRPRLQHSTSVLRKQAEEEAIKRSRSLSESYELSSDLQDKQVEMLERKYGGRLVTRHAARTIQTAFRQYQMNKNFERLRSSMSENRMSRRIVLSNMRMQFSFEGPEKVHSSYFEGKQVSVTNDGSQLGALVPSECGDLSDPALKSPAPSSDFADAITELEDAFSRQVKSLAESIDDALNCRSLHSEAVPAPDTARARDTEPKPGLHGMDHHKLDEMTASYSDVTLYIDEEELSPPLPLSQAGDRPSSTESDLRLRAGGTAQDYWALAHKEDKADTDTSCRSTPSLERPEPRLRVEHLPLLTIEPPSDSSVELSDRSDRSSLKRQSAYERSLGGQQGSPKHGPHGGPPKGLPREEPELRPRPPRPLESHLAINGSANRQSKSESDYSDGDNDSINSTSNSNDTINCSSESSSRDSLREQTLSKQTYHKETRNSWDSPAFSNDVIRKRHYRIGLNLFNKKPEKGIQYLIERGFVPDTPVGVAHFLLQRKGLSRQMIGEFLGNRQKQFNRDVLDCVVDEMDFSAMELDEALRKFQAHIRVQGEAQKVERLIEAFSQRYCVCNPGVVRQFRNPDTIFILAFAIILLNTDMYSPNVKPERKMKLEDFVKNLRGVDDGEDIPRETLIGIYERIRKRELKTNEDHVSQVQKVEKLIVGKKPIGSLHHGLGCVLSLPHRRLVCYCRLFEVPDPNKPQKLGLHQREIFLFNDLLVVTKIFQKKKNSVTYSFRQSFSLYGMQVLLFENQYYPNGIRLTSAVPGADIKVLINFNAPNPQDRKKFTDDLRESVAEVQEMEKHRIESELEKQKGVVRPSMSQCSSLKKESGNGTLSRACLDDSYASGEGLKRSALSSSLRDLSEAGRPWPHFPQLH from the exons TGTTGAAGGTGAGGCCCCCAGTAGTGAGACTGGCACATCGCTGGACAGCCCCTCAGCCTACCACCAGGGTCCCTTGGTACCTGGTTCCAGCCTGAGCCCAGACCACTACGAGCACACGTCAGTGGGTGCCTATGGGCTGTACGCAGGGCCAGGACCACAACAGCGCACACGGAGGCCCCGGCTTCAGCACTCGACCTCTGTCCTGCGCAAGCAGGCTGAGGAGGAGGCCATCAAGCGCTCTCGGTCACTGTCTGAGAGCTATGAGCTCTCTTCAGATCTACAAGATAAGCAG GTGGAAATGCTAGAACGCAAGTATGGGGGACGCCTTGTGACCCGCCATGCAGCCCGCACCATCCAGACGGCGTTCCGCCAGTACCAAATGAACAAGAACTTTGAGCGCCTGCGTAGCTCCATGTCAGAGAACCGCATGTCACGCCGCATTGTGCTGTCCAACATGAGGATGCAGTTCTCCTTTGAAGGCCCTGAGAAGGTGCACAGCTCCTACTTTGagggcaagcaggtctctgtgacCAATGATGGTTCCCAGCTGGGTGCCCTGGTGCCATCAGAATGTGGAGACCTTAGCGACCCAGCCCTCAAGTCTCCAGCACCCTCCAGTGACTTTGCAGATGCCATCACAGAACTGGAGGATGCATTCTCCCGGCAGGTGAAGTCCCTGGCTGAGTCCATCGATGATGCCCTCAATTGCCGCAGCCTACACAGTGAGGCAGTACCAGCCCCAGACACAGCACGGGCCCGGGACACTGAGCCCAAGCCAGGCCTTCATGGCATGGACCACCACAAATTGGATGAGATGACAGCCTCATATAGCGATGTCACCCTCTACATTGATGAGGAAGAGCTGTCACCGCCTCTGCCGCTCTCACAGGCTGGGGATCGGCCTTCCAGCACAGAGTCGGACCTGCGGCTAAGGGCTGGGGGTACAGCCCAGGACTACTGGGCCTTGGCCCACAAGGAGGACAAGGCTGACACAGACACGAGCTGCCGAAGCACACCATCACTGGAGCGGCCAGAGCCAAGGCTGCGGGTGGAGCACCTTCCCTTGCTTACCATTGAGCCACCCAGTGACAGCTCAGTGGAACTCAGTGACCGCTCAGATCGAAgctcactcaagaggcagagtgcCTATGAGCGCAGCCTCGGTGGACAGCAAGGCAGCCCCAAGCATGGCCCCCACGGTGGCCCCCCAAAAGGCCTCCCCCGGGAGGAGCCTGAGTTGCGGCCTCGGCCCCCCAGACCTCTCGAGAGCCACCTTGCCATCAATGGTTCAGCCAACCGGCAGAGCAAATCTGAGTCTGACTACTCAGATGGGGACAATGATAGCATCAACAGCACATCCAACTCCAACGATACCATAAACTGCAGCTCTGAGTCCTCATCGCGGGACAGCCTGCGGGAACAGACACTCAGCAAGCAGACATACCACAAGGAGACCCGCAACAGCTGGGACTCACCAGCCTTCAGCAATGATGTCATCCGTAAGAGGCATTACCGAATTGGCCTGAATCTCTTCAACAA GAAGCCTGAAAAAGGCATCCAGTATCTCATTGAGCGCGGCTTCGTGCCCGACACGCCAGTGGGGGTGGCCCACTTTCTGCTGCAGCGCAAGGGCCTCAGCCGCCAGATGATCGGTGAGTTCCTGGGAAACCGGCAGAAGCAGTTCAACCGTGATGTGCTCGA CTGTGTTGTAGACGAGATGGACTTCTCTGCCATGGAGCTAGATGAAGCCCTCCGGAAGTTCCAGGCGCACATCCGGGTCCAGGGGGAGGCTCAGAAAGTGGAGCGGCTCATCGAGGCATTCAG CCAGCGGTACTGTGTCTGCAACCCTGGAGTGGTACGGCAGTTCCGAAACCCAGACACCATCTTCATCCTGGCCTTCGCCATCATTCTGCTCAACACAGACATGTACAGCCCCAACGTCAAGCCTGAGCGCAAGATGAAGCTGGAGGACTTTGTCAAGAACCTCCGAG GTGTGGACGATGGTGAAGACATTCCCCGGGAGACACTGATTGGGATCTATGAGCGGATCCGTAAGCGGGAACTGAAGACCAACGAGGACCATGTGTCCCAGGTGCAGAAGGTTGAAAAGCTCATCGTGGGCAAGAAACCG ATCGGATCCCTGCATCACGGGCTTGGCTGT GTGCTCTCTCTTCCCCATCGACGACTGGTCTGCTACTGCCGGCTTTTTGAAGTTCCAGACCCCAATAAACCCCAGAAGCTGGGACTGCATCAGAGAGAAATCTTCCTGTTCAATGACCTCCTGGTG GTCACCAAGATCttccagaagaagaagaactcgGTGACATATAGCTTCCGGCAGTCCTTCTCCCTCTATGGAATGCAAGTCCTGCTCTTCGAGAACCAGT ACTACCCCAATGGCATCCGGCTGACATCTGCTGTCCCTGGAGCTGATATCAAAGTGCTAATAAACTTCAACGCTCCCAATCCTCAGGACCGGAAGAAGTTCACCGATGACCTGCGGGAGTCTGTTGCTGAAGTGCAAGAGATGGAGAAACACCGGATAGAGT CGGAGCTCGAGAAGCAGAAGGGTGTCGTGCGGCCCAGCATGTCACAGTGCTCCAGCCTCAAAAAGGAATCAGGCAACGGAACGCTGAGCAGGGCCTGCCTGGATGACAGCTATGCCAGTGGCGAGGGCCTCAAGCGCAGTGccctcagcagctccctgagagACCTCTCAGAAGCGG GCAGGCCTTGG